In one Oryza glaberrima chromosome 2, OglaRS2, whole genome shotgun sequence genomic region, the following are encoded:
- the LOC127764316 gene encoding fatty-acid-binding protein 3, chloroplastic, which produces MSAVPVVSSALAGPAVAVAVAVARPASGSVTRLRAPAPHGVPAGSVPFASGLANCYRRSAAAARRLPIPSAAGGGTVGDAFVIEDTTNVKFPREIAVPGYTEPLVILGTGYREKFFLKIYAAAFYVDCSIGVDTMRWREKVGIETFDASSVFDSIFKAPVVKSLSIILVRDVDGKTFVKALDDIIARQIKKPSAEEEQSLSTFQKTFLGRSLKQGTTVYLTWLEPSKLLISIAGNQDPCQVDAEITSATVNYALYDGFLGSSPVSPTLRSSTALLLEAILTK; this is translated from the exons ATGAGCGCGGTGCCCGTCGTGTCCTCCGCGCTGGCCGGACCagcggtcgcggtcgcggtcgcggtcgccAGGCCCGCTTCCGGGTCCGTCACTCGCCTCCGTGCGCCGGCGCCCCACGGCGTGCCGGCCGGCTCCGTGCCCTTCGCGTCCGGACTTGCCAACTGctaccgccgctccgccgccgccgcccggaggCTTCCGATCCCGTCTGCAGCGGGGGGCGGCACAG TTGGGGATGCTTTTGTTATAGAAGACACAACAAATGTGAAATTTCCTCGAGAGATAGCTGTTCCGGGCTACACCGAGCCTTTGGTTATTCTTGGAACAG GTTACAGAGAGAAGTtctttctaaaaatatatgctGCTGCATTCTATGTTGATTGCTCAATCGGCGTTGACACTATGCGATGGAGAGAAAAGGTTGGTATTGAGACCTTTGATGCTTCCTCAGTTTTTGACTCCATTTTTAAAG CACCGGTTGTGAAATCATTGAGTATAATTCTCGTTAGAGATGTTGATGGCAAGACGTTTGTGAAGGCTCTAGATGACATTATTGCTcgtcaaataaaaaaaccaagTGCTGAGGAAGAACAGAGCCTGTCAACTTTCCAGAAAACCTTTCTAGGGCGTAGTCTGAAACAAGGAACAACTGTCTATCTAACTTGGCTTGAACCCTCGAAACTTCTG ATCTCAATTGCAGGAAACCAAGATCCATGTCAAGTTGATGCTGAAATCACATCAGCCACTGTTAATTATGCGCTATACGATGGCTTCTTGGGTAGTTCTCCAGTATCCCCTACTCTGAGATCTTCTACTGCACTACTGCTGGAGGCTATTCTTACAAAGTGA
- the LOC127764416 gene encoding uncharacterized protein LOC127764416, with translation MGHCISMLRKMTRRRQPEPTRGTPKPPLFVVRGDRRPPLRSKPEALPFQAQSFGQLQFAQKPAAGRADSSRSGHETKFRHEVDPGVLDRRRCAPKLVRLPCRSTCSTSAVEPITAEERPLAPSATKAPPQEGSRTPMVAPPMTPMRPVWQRRILMGMRCELPRFSGLILYDEHGRPIRGTTPGRSYPQWKKRNAKAATTLRDLL, from the exons ATGGGACATTGCATATCCATGCTGCGAAAGATGACAAGAAGGCGGCAGCCGGAGCCGACGCGCGGCACGCCGAAGCCGCCGCTCTTTGTCGTCAGAGgcgaccgccggccgccgctgcggtCGAAGCCGGAGGCGCTACCGTTCCAGGCGCAGAGCTTTGGCCAGTTACAGTTCGCCCAGAAACCTGCTGCAGGCAGAGCAGACAGCAGCAGATCAGGACATGAGACGAAGTTCAGGCACGAAGTTGATCCAGGAGTGCTGGACAGGAGGCGCTGCGCACCGAAGCTCGTCAGGCTGCCGTGCCGGAGCACCTGCAGCACTTCGGCGGTGGAGCCCATCACGGCGGAGGAGAGGCCCCTGGCCCCGTCGGCGACAAAGGCGCCGCCGCAGGAGGGGAGCAGGACGCCGATGGTGGCGCCGCCGATGACGCCGATGAGGCCGGTGTGGCAGCGGAGGATACTGATGGGGATGCGGTGCGAGCTGCCGCGGTTCAGCGGCCTCATCCTGTACGACGAGCATGGCCGCCCAATCCGTGGCACCACGCCTGGCAGAAGCTACCCCCAG tgGAAAAAGAGGAATGCCAAGGCTGCTACAACACTCAGGGACCTCCTATAG
- the LOC127763776 gene encoding 2-oxoglutarate-dependent dioxygenase 11-like, which yields MDELMSASKEFFRQPLQMKREFSNLNDGEQFRAEGYGNDKVRSKDQILDWSDWIYLKVEPEDERNLALRPKHPSSFRDALHEFAVRCRRVKRDVLRAMARIAGLDDDDQHFVDQLGGRATVHARFNYYPPCPRADLVMGIKPHSDGTVITVLLVARGADGLQVLRYGVWYSVPSSSTHALLTNVGESTEVMSNGMFRSPVHRVVNSAEKERISLAMFYAVDPERVIEPAAGLVDEKRLTLYKKMKARDFLVGLSEHFSRGTRFVDTLKISP from the exons ATGGACGAACTGATGAGCGCGTCAAAAGAGTTCTTCAGACAACCACTCCAGATGAAGCGAGAATTCAGCAATCTGAATGACGGCGAGCAATTCCGGGCCGAAGGGTACGGGAATGATAAGGTGAGGAGCAAGGACCAGATCCTGGACTGGTCTGATTGGATCTACCTCAAAGTGGAGCCTGAAGACGAGAGGAATCTCGCACTCCGGCCAAAACATCCCAGTTCTTTCAG GGATGCCCTGCATGAGTTCGCGGTGAGATGCAGGAGGGTGAAACGCGACGTCCTTAGAGCGATGGCGAGGATCGCGGGGCTGGACGACGACGATCAGCACTTCGTCGATCAGCTCGGCGGCAGGGCGACCGTGCATGCCCGATTCAACTACTACCCGCCGTGCCCAAGGGCCGATCTCGTGATGGGCATAAAGCCTCACTCCGACGGCACGGTCATCACCGTTCTCCTGGTTGCCCGCGGCGCCGACGGGCTTCAGGTTCTCAGGTATGGGGTCTGGTACAGCGTGCCATCATCGAGCACTCACGCCTTGCTGACCAATGTAGGGGAATCCACGGAG GTAATGAGCAATGGGATGTTCAGAAGCCCGGTGCATAGGGTTGTGAACAGTGCAGAGAAAGAGAGGATCTCGCTGGCCATGTTCTATGCTGTGGATCCCGAGCGAGTGATCGAGCCGGCGGCTGGACTGGTAGATGAGAAGCGGCTGACACTGTACAAGAAAATGAAAGCAAGGGACTTCTTGGTTGGGCTCTCTGAACATTTTTCTCGAGGCACAAGATTTGTTGACACGCTCAAGATCAGTCCTTAG